The following proteins are co-located in the Maridesulfovibrio sp. genome:
- a CDS encoding phosphoribosylanthranilate isomerase, translating to MSLLVKVCGMTSKEDADMCEQLGADFLGFIFHPSSPRNVDAAFARSVKTDGAKKVGVFVKQSATEVIETLKNGQLDFAQLHGGQNEEFCKAVGKEQVIKVLWPQKYDSLKAFQADIDRFAPHCTYMLFDAGKSGGGHGVAMEFEVFKDVTIPVPWLLAGGLSAENLEEALDTAKPNGVDLNSGVESEPGKKDKNKLAAAFAAMK from the coding sequence ATGAGCCTGTTGGTCAAGGTTTGCGGAATGACTTCCAAAGAAGACGCGGACATGTGCGAACAATTGGGCGCGGATTTTTTGGGATTCATCTTCCATCCTTCCAGTCCGCGCAATGTTGATGCAGCCTTTGCCCGTTCCGTTAAAACTGACGGAGCTAAAAAAGTAGGGGTATTCGTTAAGCAGAGTGCAACGGAAGTGATCGAAACCTTGAAAAACGGTCAGCTCGATTTTGCGCAATTGCACGGTGGTCAGAATGAGGAATTCTGCAAAGCCGTGGGCAAGGAGCAGGTGATCAAAGTTCTCTGGCCTCAGAAGTACGATTCATTAAAAGCTTTTCAAGCGGACATTGACCGTTTTGCTCCGCATTGCACTTACATGCTTTTTGATGCTGGAAAATCCGGTGGCGGGCATGGCGTTGCAATGGAATTCGAAGTGTTCAAAGATGTAACCATTCCGGTTCCATGGTTGCTGGCAGGAGGTCTTTCAGCAGAAAATCTGGAAGAAGCGTTGGATACAGCAAAACCAAACGGGGTTGATCTCAATTCCGGTGTGGAATCTGAACCGGGTAAAAAAGATAAAAATAAACTGGCTGCGGCTTTTGCAGCTATGAAATAA